A region from the Methylocella sp. genome encodes:
- a CDS encoding urea amidolyase associated protein UAAP1, with the protein MSLLDASTPEQHRERYLELKHNAETRLNARAPQSEAPSKLRPLADSEILWRETIPDGWYWTRRVNRGESLRILNASGRASVSVLIWNADDISERYNAGDTVKIQWNALLSKGNVLFSDMGRVLASITEDSGAGHDALVGGSTASTNEERYGVASFRNTRDNFCIAAAKLGLARRDIMPCITFFAPLRTTPDGGFAWRQGAVKANDFVELRAEMNLLVALSNCPHPFDPHPDYAPGLVEAVVGRGDAAAAADPCRTASEEAVRGFENTDALFSNATPAKG; encoded by the coding sequence ATGAGTCTGTTAGATGCGTCGACGCCCGAACAACATCGAGAGCGTTATCTGGAACTGAAACACAATGCCGAAACCCGGCTGAATGCCCGCGCGCCGCAATCAGAGGCCCCATCGAAGCTCCGCCCACTTGCGGACAGCGAAATTCTGTGGCGCGAAACCATTCCGGACGGGTGGTACTGGACGCGGCGCGTCAACCGGGGCGAAAGCCTGCGCATCCTAAATGCGAGCGGCCGCGCCTCGGTGTCGGTGCTGATCTGGAATGCGGATGACATCAGCGAGCGATATAACGCCGGCGACACCGTTAAAATCCAATGGAACGCATTGCTCAGCAAAGGCAACGTTCTGTTTTCCGACATGGGCCGCGTGCTGGCGTCGATCACGGAGGACAGCGGCGCTGGCCATGACGCCTTGGTTGGCGGCAGTACAGCGTCAACAAACGAAGAGCGCTATGGCGTCGCATCTTTTCGCAATACGCGAGACAATTTTTGCATAGCCGCCGCAAAGCTGGGCCTTGCGCGGCGCGATATCATGCCATGCATCACATTTTTTGCTCCTCTCCGCACCACGCCGGATGGCGGCTTCGCGTGGCGGCAAGGCGCAGTCAAAGCAAATGATTTCGTTGAGCTCCGCGCTGAGATGAACCTTCTCGTCGCCCTCTCCAATTGTCCGCATCCCTTCGATCCGCATCCCGATTATGCGCCTGGCCTGGTCGAGGCCGTCGTAGGGCGCGGCGATGCGGCCGCCGCCGCAGATCCGTGCCGAACCGCCAGCGAAGAAGCAGTGCGCGGCTTCGAAAACACCGATGCGCTTTTTTCGAATGCAACTCCGGCGAAGGGATGA
- a CDS encoding urea amidolyase associated protein UAAP2, translating into MNIEFASFDPATAMHDWTVPARAPWSGILRKGQIMRIIDLEGQQAVDALFYRADHFEERYSAQDTLREQKAAYITTGSRLLSNEGRVLLTVVADNCGRHDTSAGACSCESNTVRFGHHTKYMHACRENFVLEIGKYGLGKRDIVSNINFFMNVPIEPSGELAIVDGISAPGGYVDLRAEMDVLCVFSNCPQVNNPCNGFNPSPIRVLIWNAAAK; encoded by the coding sequence ATGAACATTGAATTCGCCTCCTTCGATCCGGCGACGGCTATGCATGATTGGACCGTGCCCGCCCGCGCGCCATGGTCGGGCATTCTGCGCAAGGGCCAGATCATGCGCATTATCGATCTTGAAGGTCAGCAGGCTGTTGACGCCCTGTTCTACCGCGCGGACCATTTCGAGGAGCGCTACAGCGCGCAGGATACTTTGCGGGAGCAGAAAGCCGCTTATATTACGACCGGCTCTCGTCTGCTTTCAAACGAAGGCCGCGTCTTGTTGACCGTCGTCGCCGACAACTGCGGCCGCCATGACACATCGGCTGGCGCTTGCAGCTGCGAGAGCAACACGGTGCGCTTCGGCCATCATACGAAATACATGCATGCCTGCCGTGAAAACTTCGTCCTCGAGATCGGCAAATACGGCCTCGGCAAGCGCGACATCGTCAGCAACATCAACTTCTTCATGAATGTTCCGATTGAGCCGAGCGGCGAGCTGGCGATCGTCGATGGCATCTCGGCGCCGGGCGGCTATGTCGACCTTCGGGCCGAGATGGATGTGCTGTGCGTCTTCTCCAATTGCCCTCAGGTCAACAACCCGTGCAACGGATTCAACCCGTCGCCGATCAGGGTTTTGATTTGGAACGCTGCGGCGAAGTAA
- the glnT gene encoding type III glutamate--ammonia ligase, giving the protein MAADDQVQSVLQDLRKRGVKYCIGAYVDIHGAQKAKVVPIAHLAHMAEGSERYTGYALDGLGQEPNDDELASVPDLSHVIQLPWEPKLAWMPADLTFRGEPYPLSTRVALKRVLADAAAMGFDFKLGIECEIFLLRKAADGTLTIPHPTDNLVKPCYDVRGFTSNFTWLDKVASSINDLGWDLYSFDHEDANGQFEFDFNYADALTTCDRLTFFRFMAKKYAEDEGLIATMMPKPFANRTGNGAHFNMSLSERGGGHNLFACPPSEDPRGLGLTKTGYHFIGGILRHGRALCAALAPTVNSYKRLIRQGAMATYSWAPVFNSYGSNNRTNSVRVPAGGGRCESRNADGSVNPYLAAALVLAAGLEGVRERIDPGHPNEDNLYGISEEERLRRGIDFLPQNLQEAVEAFADDPFVEATLGKGLRDEFIRYKSEEWREYHLTVSAWETERYSAMF; this is encoded by the coding sequence GACATCCACGGCGCGCAAAAAGCCAAGGTCGTGCCCATTGCTCATCTCGCCCATATGGCGGAAGGATCGGAACGCTACACCGGTTACGCGCTGGATGGCCTTGGCCAGGAGCCGAACGACGACGAACTCGCTTCCGTGCCAGATCTATCCCATGTGATCCAGCTGCCCTGGGAGCCAAAATTGGCTTGGATGCCGGCGGATCTCACCTTCAGAGGCGAGCCCTATCCGCTCTCGACCCGCGTCGCGCTGAAACGGGTGCTCGCCGATGCGGCCGCCATGGGCTTTGATTTCAAGCTTGGGATCGAATGCGAGATCTTTCTTCTGCGCAAGGCGGCGGACGGGACTTTGACCATTCCGCACCCGACCGACAATCTCGTAAAGCCCTGCTACGACGTGCGCGGCTTCACTAGCAATTTCACCTGGCTCGACAAGGTCGCAAGCTCGATCAACGATCTTGGCTGGGACCTTTACTCCTTCGATCATGAAGACGCCAACGGCCAGTTTGAATTCGACTTCAACTACGCCGATGCGCTGACGACTTGCGATCGACTTACTTTCTTCCGCTTCATGGCCAAGAAATACGCCGAGGATGAAGGTCTGATCGCAACGATGATGCCGAAGCCTTTCGCCAATCGAACCGGCAACGGCGCGCATTTCAACATGTCGCTCAGCGAACGCGGGGGCGGCCATAATCTTTTCGCTTGCCCGCCGTCGGAAGATCCGCGGGGCCTTGGCCTCACCAAGACTGGCTATCACTTCATCGGCGGCATTCTGCGCCACGGGCGCGCGCTCTGCGCGGCGCTCGCGCCAACCGTCAACAGCTACAAGCGGCTGATCCGCCAGGGCGCGATGGCGACCTATTCCTGGGCGCCCGTATTCAACTCATATGGCTCGAACAACCGGACCAATTCCGTGCGCGTTCCAGCCGGTGGCGGGCGTTGCGAGTCGCGCAATGCCGACGGCTCCGTCAATCCCTATCTCGCCGCCGCTCTCGTTCTCGCGGCGGGGCTTGAGGGCGTTCGCGAGCGCATCGACCCAGGTCACCCCAACGAAGATAATCTTTATGGCATCTCGGAAGAGGAGCGGCTTCGCCGGGGCATAGACTTTTTGCCGCAAAACCTGCAGGAAGCGGTTGAAGCCTTCGCCGACGATCCCTTTGTCGAAGCAACGCTCGGCAAGGGTTTGCGCGACGAGTTCATCCGCTATAAATCCGAGGAGTGGCGTGAATATCATCTGACCGTCAGCGCGTGGGAGACCGAACGTTACAGCGCGATGTTCTAA